One Sulfuricurvum sp. DNA window includes the following coding sequences:
- a CDS encoding cyclopropane-fatty-acyl-phospholipid synthase family protein, translating into MKNFFDVSKMSAGDAQYEAQKIAFSPIVFQVARVLRTSGILKHLDGNRAGLSSDEIANDLSMSPYVVSVLLETGLSAGIVAKNNELFSGTKIGYFLLNDEMTKVNMDFNHFVNYLGLYELDNAVKSGKPSGLKVFNNDDTIYPGLSKLPDDAKKAWFDFDHFYSDSAFKEAIAILAQYNIKRLLDIGGNTGKFSRLCATSIPTCHVTIVDLPGQLDVAKNENEKAGLSDRIDTYFANMLDETTKLPTEFDAAWMSQFLDCFGEEDIVRILKKVAQGIADDGHIYILEPLWDRQKYATSAYCIINTSPYFTAMANGTSKMFNFGEISKYISKAGLYVDNIYDNIGFSHSLIVCKKIKGDA; encoded by the coding sequence ATGAAGAATTTTTTTGATGTCAGTAAAATGTCTGCCGGAGATGCTCAATATGAAGCACAGAAAATAGCATTTTCTCCTATCGTTTTTCAAGTAGCCAGAGTGCTCAGAACAAGTGGAATATTGAAGCATTTGGATGGTAATAGAGCGGGATTAAGCAGTGATGAGATAGCAAATGATTTATCGATGAGCCCGTATGTAGTGAGTGTTTTACTCGAAACAGGGTTGAGTGCGGGAATTGTAGCTAAAAATAATGAGTTATTTTCAGGTACAAAAATAGGCTATTTTCTCCTCAATGATGAGATGACAAAAGTGAATATGGATTTCAACCATTTTGTCAATTATTTAGGATTATATGAGTTAGATAATGCGGTAAAAAGTGGAAAACCATCCGGTTTAAAAGTTTTTAATAACGATGATACGATTTATCCGGGATTATCAAAATTACCCGATGATGCTAAAAAAGCATGGTTTGATTTTGACCATTTTTATTCTGATTCGGCATTCAAAGAAGCGATAGCAATTTTAGCTCAATACAATATCAAAAGACTTTTAGACATCGGTGGAAACACGGGGAAATTTTCACGCTTATGCGCAACATCAATCCCTACCTGTCATGTAACTATCGTTGATTTACCGGGGCAACTTGATGTTGCAAAAAATGAAAATGAGAAAGCAGGGCTCTCTGATCGAATCGATACCTATTTCGCCAATATGTTGGATGAGACAACTAAGCTTCCCACTGAATTTGATGCGGCTTGGATGAGTCAATTTTTGGATTGTTTTGGAGAAGAGGATATTGTGCGAATCCTGAAAAAAGTAGCACAGGGGATAGCGGATGATGGACATATTTATATCTTAGAGCCACTGTGGGATCGCCAAAAATATGCTACTTCTGCGTATTGTATCATCAATACATCCCCTTATTTTACGGCAATGGCTAACGGTACGAGTAAGATGTTTAATTTTGGCGAAATAAGCAAATATATATCCAAAGCAGGATTGTATGTTGATAATATCTATGATAATATCGGTTTTTCTCACTCACTAATCGTATGCAAAAAAATCAAAGGTGATGCATGA